A window of the Butyricimonas faecalis genome harbors these coding sequences:
- a CDS encoding efflux RND transporter permease subunit, protein MLNKIIQYSLHNRLVVMIASIALLLWGSYTAHKMEVDVFPDLNAPTVVVMTEAQGMAPEEVERMVTFPIETAVNGATDVKSVRSSSTTGFSVVWVQFDWGTNIYTARQIVSEKLSTLGDVLPGNVGQPTLGPQSSILGEMMIFGLTADSTSLQDLRTIADWTIRPRLLSTGGVAQVAVIGGDIKEYQILLDPARMKHYGISMDEVLAVVDNMNQNSTGGILYEYGNEYIVQGLLATNDVEEIGKGVIKTVNNIPVLLSDIATVQIGPKEPKLGLASERAKPAVLVTITKQPNTNTLELTDKLDQAIVDLQKTLPSDVKISSDIFRQSRFIESSISNIQEALFEGAIFVVVVLFFFLMNVRTTIISLVALPLSLLVAILTLHGLGLTINTMSLGGLAIAIGSLVDDAIVDVENVYKRLRENQLKPAEERLSTLKVVFEASREVRMPILNSTLIIVACFLPLFFLSGMEGRMLIPLGIAFIVALFASTVVALTLTPVLCSYMLTTKRALKKNEKEPFVSRTLKVGYKKALERALHHKKVVIGTCAALLVFSIIIMTGLGRSFLPPFNEGSLTINISTMPGISLEESDNMGRMAEKILLDIPEIQTVARKTGRAELDEHALGVNVSEMEAPFELDKRSRDEFLADVRHRLGELKGVNIEIGQPISHRIDAMLSGTKANIAIKLFGNDLNKLYNIGGQIKEAIQGIDGIADLTLEQQIERPQLQIKPKRDMLAKYGIPLPEFSEFINVALSGKVVSQVYEGGKVFDLTVKVHDDDKANMEQIGNLMIDANGQKIPLHYVAEILPLVGPNTISRENVQRKIVVSANVAGRDLNGVVKDIQKTVGEQITLPEGYHVEYGGQFESEQAASRTLFLTSVISILLIFLLLFNEFHSMPLSGIIMLNLPLAIIGGILSIWFTSGIISIPAIIGFISLFGIATRNGILLVSHYNHLRSEGMSLHDSVIHGSLDRLNPILMTALTSALALIPLAVGGDLPGNEIQSPMAQVILGGLLSSTLLNGFVVPIMYLLLNHEQKEIENLEI, encoded by the coding sequence ATGCTGAATAAGATTATACAATATTCATTACACAACCGGTTGGTGGTAATGATCGCGTCGATAGCTTTACTCCTATGGGGGTCGTACACGGCGCATAAAATGGAAGTGGATGTATTCCCGGATTTGAATGCCCCCACGGTGGTCGTTATGACCGAAGCACAAGGAATGGCACCTGAAGAAGTGGAGCGCATGGTAACCTTCCCCATCGAAACGGCAGTCAATGGAGCCACGGACGTGAAAAGCGTACGTTCATCCTCGACCACCGGCTTCTCGGTAGTCTGGGTGCAATTCGACTGGGGCACCAATATCTACACGGCTCGCCAGATCGTATCCGAAAAACTATCCACGCTAGGAGACGTTTTACCGGGCAACGTGGGACAACCCACCCTTGGACCGCAATCCTCCATCCTAGGAGAAATGATGATTTTCGGGTTAACTGCCGACAGTACCTCTTTACAAGATTTACGGACAATTGCCGACTGGACCATCCGTCCCCGTTTGCTATCCACGGGAGGAGTGGCACAGGTAGCCGTGATCGGTGGTGACATAAAGGAATATCAGATACTTCTTGATCCTGCGCGGATGAAACATTACGGAATCAGCATGGATGAAGTGCTGGCCGTCGTGGACAACATGAATCAGAACTCCACCGGAGGTATTCTATACGAATACGGTAACGAATATATCGTGCAAGGCCTCTTGGCAACAAATGATGTAGAAGAAATCGGTAAAGGAGTGATAAAAACCGTGAATAACATTCCCGTTCTTCTATCAGACATCGCCACCGTACAAATCGGGCCGAAAGAACCCAAATTAGGTCTTGCCTCCGAAAGAGCAAAACCTGCCGTACTGGTAACCATCACGAAACAGCCGAACACGAACACGCTGGAACTAACCGACAAACTGGATCAAGCCATCGTGGATCTACAGAAGACATTACCCTCTGACGTGAAAATCTCTTCCGACATATTCCGTCAATCCCGCTTTATCGAAAGTTCCATATCCAACATACAGGAAGCCCTATTCGAGGGAGCCATTTTCGTGGTTGTCGTGCTTTTCTTCTTCCTGATGAACGTGCGAACCACGATCATTTCACTCGTTGCCCTTCCCCTATCCCTGTTGGTTGCCATATTGACCCTTCACGGCCTTGGTTTGACAATTAACACGATGAGCTTGGGAGGACTTGCCATTGCCATCGGTTCACTCGTAGATGATGCCATTGTCGACGTGGAAAACGTGTACAAGCGACTACGGGAAAATCAATTAAAACCCGCAGAAGAAAGACTTTCCACGCTTAAAGTGGTATTCGAAGCTTCCCGCGAAGTGCGCATGCCGATTCTAAACTCGACACTCATCATCGTGGCCTGTTTCTTGCCGTTATTCTTCCTTTCCGGAATGGAAGGACGTATGTTGATCCCGCTGGGTATCGCATTCATCGTGGCCCTGTTTGCCTCAACAGTAGTGGCATTAACCTTGACCCCCGTATTGTGTAGTTACATGTTGACCACCAAGCGGGCGCTAAAGAAAAATGAAAAAGAACCATTCGTATCCCGTACCTTGAAAGTAGGATATAAAAAAGCTTTGGAACGAGCTCTCCATCACAAGAAAGTGGTTATCGGGACCTGTGCGGCCCTGCTCGTCTTCTCGATCATCATCATGACCGGATTGGGACGCAGCTTCCTGCCCCCGTTCAACGAAGGATCACTCACGATTAACATCAGTACCATGCCCGGAATCTCCCTGGAAGAATCTGATAACATGGGACGTATGGCAGAAAAAATCCTTCTGGATATTCCGGAAATACAAACCGTAGCCCGCAAAACCGGACGTGCCGAACTGGACGAACATGCTCTTGGAGTAAACGTTTCTGAAATGGAAGCTCCTTTTGAACTGGACAAACGTTCCCGGGATGAATTCCTGGCGGACGTACGTCACCGGCTGGGAGAACTAAAAGGTGTGAACATTGAAATCGGTCAACCGATCTCCCACCGCATCGACGCCATGCTTTCCGGTACAAAAGCGAACATTGCCATCAAACTATTCGGCAACGATTTGAATAAACTATACAACATCGGCGGACAAATCAAAGAAGCCATCCAAGGAATTGACGGAATTGCCGACTTGACCCTGGAACAACAAATCGAGCGCCCCCAATTGCAAATCAAACCCAAACGGGACATGCTCGCCAAATACGGAATCCCGCTGCCTGAATTCTCGGAATTCATTAACGTGGCTCTTTCCGGTAAAGTCGTGTCACAAGTATACGAAGGCGGCAAAGTGTTCGACCTCACCGTAAAAGTACATGATGACGACAAGGCCAACATGGAACAGATCGGGAACTTAATGATTGATGCCAACGGGCAAAAAATCCCACTTCATTACGTGGCTGAAATCCTCCCCTTGGTAGGTCCGAACACCATCAGTCGTGAAAACGTACAGCGGAAAATCGTTGTCTCGGCCAACGTTGCCGGACGCGACTTGAACGGCGTGGTAAAAGACATCCAAAAGACCGTGGGAGAACAAATCACCTTGCCGGAAGGGTATCACGTGGAATACGGCGGGCAATTCGAAAGCGAACAAGCCGCCTCACGCACGCTATTCTTGACCTCCGTGATATCCATTTTGCTGATCTTCCTGCTACTATTCAACGAATTTCACAGCATGCCGCTATCCGGTATCATCATGTTGAACTTGCCGTTGGCAATTATCGGAGGTATATTAAGTATTTGGTTTACATCGGGTATTATCAGCATTCCGGCCATCATCGGATTCATCTCCCTGTTCGGTATCGCTACCCGAAACGGTATACTGCTCGTGTCTCATTACAACCACCTGCGCTCGGAAGGCATGTCCTTGCATGATAGTGTCATTCATGGTTCTCTCGACCGGTTGAACCCGATCTTGATGACAGCATTGACTTCTGCCCTAGCCTTAATCCCGTTAGCAGTAGGAGGTGATCTTCCGGGCAATGAAATCCAAAGCCCCATGGCCCAGGTCATTCTAGGCGGACTATTAAGCTCTACTTTATTAAACGGTTTTGTCGTTCCGATCATGTATTTGTTACTTAATCACGAGCAAAAAGAGATCGAGAACCTGGAAATATAA
- a CDS encoding efflux RND transporter periplasmic adaptor subunit — protein sequence MRAIIYAITILAISLWGCKNQSSQDKHNHSETETHAGHNHEEHDHCHEGHDHSHEGHDHDHEGHDHNHEGHDHEHADHNHESEEAKHSDEIIFPKAQAAKTTFEVREIQPASFNQVVKTTGQILAAPGDEAVIVATSNGVVSFTSNKLTEGTKVQKGQSLFQISSKNIAEGDYYTKVKATYEAAKASYDRAESLVKDKIISQKEFENTKLEFENAKTAYDAVSNNKTAKGVSVNAPINGHVKNILVKEGEYITIGQPLATVSQNQRLVLRAEVSQRYYNAMQSIKSANFKTPYDNKVYSLEDLNGRLLSFGKTSNENLFFIPVSFEFDNKGEVIPGSFVEVYLISAPIENTLSIPVSALTNEMGTHYVYVQIDEEGYRKQEVALGANNGKEVQIIKGLHPGDRVVTQGAYQVKMASASGAIPHGHSHEH from the coding sequence ATGAGAGCAATTATTTATGCTATTACAATACTGGCAATCTCTTTGTGGGGATGCAAAAACCAATCATCACAAGATAAACACAATCACTCAGAAACGGAAACTCATGCCGGACACAATCACGAAGAACATGATCATTGTCATGAAGGACACGATCACAGCCATGAAGGACATGACCACGACCATGAAGGACATGATCACAACCACGAAGGCCATGACCATGAACACGCCGATCACAACCATGAAAGCGAAGAAGCAAAACACAGCGACGAGATCATTTTCCCGAAAGCCCAGGCAGCAAAAACCACTTTTGAAGTGCGGGAAATTCAACCTGCTTCTTTCAACCAAGTAGTAAAAACAACAGGACAAATACTCGCAGCACCCGGCGATGAAGCCGTTATCGTTGCCACCAGCAACGGCGTGGTTTCTTTCACCTCCAACAAATTAACGGAAGGAACAAAGGTGCAAAAAGGACAATCCCTATTCCAGATTTCCTCCAAGAACATCGCGGAAGGAGATTATTACACGAAAGTAAAAGCAACTTACGAAGCTGCTAAAGCCAGCTACGACCGTGCCGAATCTCTTGTAAAGGATAAAATCATATCTCAAAAAGAATTCGAAAACACCAAGTTAGAATTCGAGAATGCGAAAACAGCTTATGATGCCGTATCTAACAACAAAACGGCAAAGGGAGTCAGTGTAAATGCCCCCATTAACGGACACGTGAAAAACATTCTTGTAAAAGAAGGAGAATACATCACGATAGGACAACCGTTAGCAACGGTTTCTCAAAACCAACGCCTGGTACTCCGGGCTGAAGTATCCCAAAGATACTACAACGCCATGCAATCCATTAAGAGTGCTAACTTCAAAACTCCGTACGACAACAAAGTCTACTCCCTGGAAGACTTGAATGGACGCTTGCTTTCTTTCGGAAAAACGTCCAACGAGAATTTATTCTTTATTCCCGTATCTTTCGAATTTGACAATAAAGGCGAAGTCATTCCGGGTTCCTTCGTAGAAGTATATCTTATTTCAGCCCCGATTGAAAACACGCTATCCATCCCCGTGTCCGCGTTGACCAACGAGATGGGAACCCACTACGTGTACGTGCAAATTGACGAGGAAGGCTACCGCAAACAAGAAGTGGCATTAGGCGCCAACAACGGCAAAGAGGTACAGATCATCAAAGGCCTGCACCCCGGAGACCGAGTTGTAACCCAAGGAGCCTATCAAGTCAAAATGGCTTCTGCCTCCGGAGCAATCCCTCACGGACACAGCCATGAACACTGA
- a CDS encoding DUF6769 family protein, translating to MRKRQIAIIPLIFVSMIMLLSSVMPHHHHGKLVCFTSMHEQSSCTENACQCHHEHESNSAEEECKVRLLFQTSVIKQHHDECHCCPHITPDQLFQTILTIAGFDHSLLLLGTPKELPPLFYQERLHPITWSVTSAGRAPPTVIA from the coding sequence ATGAGGAAACGACAGATAGCTATTATTCCGCTTATTTTTGTTAGCATGATTATGCTACTGTCGTCCGTTATGCCTCATCATCACCACGGTAAATTGGTATGTTTCACGTCAATGCATGAACAAAGTTCATGTACTGAAAATGCATGTCAATGCCATCACGAACATGAATCAAATTCCGCTGAAGAAGAATGTAAAGTCAGGCTATTATTCCAGACAAGTGTTATAAAACAACATCATGACGAGTGTCATTGTTGCCCGCACATCACTCCGGATCAACTATTCCAGACGATACTGACCATTGCCGGGTTCGATCACTCGTTATTACTACTCGGAACGCCAAAAGAACTTCCACCCCTCTTTTATCAGGAACGCCTCCACCCGATCACGTGGAGCGTCACCTCTGCCGGCAGGGCTCCTCCTACCGTAATAGCTTAA
- a CDS encoding methylglyoxal synthase has product MKLAVIAHDGKKADMVAFLNRHYEFMHSANIEIIATGTTGKHAQDAGLKVERLLSGPLGGDAQIAAQVAEHKVQMVLFFRDPLGKHPHEPDVQMLMRVCDVHNVPLATNPASAELMLKGFEKQMLK; this is encoded by the coding sequence ATGAAACTAGCAGTAATCGCACATGACGGGAAAAAAGCAGATATGGTTGCTTTCCTAAACAGACATTATGAATTCATGCACTCGGCAAACATTGAAATCATTGCTACCGGAACTACCGGGAAACATGCTCAAGATGCCGGATTAAAAGTTGAACGCCTTCTGTCCGGTCCACTCGGGGGAGATGCCCAAATTGCGGCACAAGTAGCAGAACACAAAGTACAAATGGTTTTATTCTTCCGTGACCCGCTGGGGAAACACCCTCACGAACCGGATGTACAAATGTTAATGCGCGTTTGTGACGTACACAATGTTCCATTAGCAACGAACCCGGCTTCCGCGGAATTAATGCTGAAAGGCTTTGAGAAGCAGATGTTGAAATAG
- a CDS encoding CapA family protein: MHYNPTLLFCIFFLLFTSCKEKKSSVQTDLPSEFPHSPQTLTLLFCGDIMQHLPQIHSAHEPSEKDYKYRKCFKYIAPYWADADFVIANLETTLGNKDFSGYPRFCSPWQIARDLHQLGVTTFVTANNHSCDQLGKGIANTIYYLDSLKIPHTGTFTDTLSYQKEHPLYLKKNGFKIALLNYTYGTNGLPVPKGFVVPHIDTTVIRQDIQRARRDTATNIIAFMHWGYEYHSLPNKEQRTLGKWLHEQGADIVIGSHPHVVQPIEYYIPDKDTLGVTAFSLGNFISNQSQQGTEGGICIRLTLTKPRDLPVHYQMKPIKFYMYRPYEEGRRRYYVVPESLADSVMKDFHLTKSKNFFRRTDSILQSSKTFRF, encoded by the coding sequence ATGCACTATAACCCAACTCTCTTGTTTTGCATCTTTTTCCTGTTGTTCACCTCTTGCAAAGAAAAGAAATCATCCGTACAAACCGATCTCCCGTCGGAATTTCCTCACTCACCACAAACATTAACCCTTTTGTTTTGCGGGGACATCATGCAACATCTTCCACAGATACACAGCGCTCACGAACCGTCGGAAAAAGACTACAAATACCGAAAATGTTTCAAGTACATTGCTCCCTATTGGGCAGATGCAGATTTCGTCATTGCGAACTTGGAAACAACCTTGGGAAATAAAGATTTTTCCGGTTATCCCCGATTCTGTTCTCCTTGGCAAATCGCCCGGGATCTTCATCAACTGGGAGTAACAACATTTGTTACCGCCAACAATCATAGTTGCGACCAACTCGGGAAAGGGATCGCCAATACGATCTATTATCTGGATTCATTGAAAATCCCACATACAGGAACATTCACGGACACGCTCAGCTATCAAAAGGAACACCCGCTCTACCTCAAAAAAAACGGATTCAAAATAGCATTGCTCAATTACACTTACGGGACAAACGGACTGCCCGTCCCGAAAGGCTTTGTAGTCCCGCACATCGACACAACCGTTATAAGACAAGATATTCAACGGGCTCGCCGGGATACGGCCACCAACATCATAGCTTTCATGCACTGGGGATATGAATATCATAGCTTACCCAACAAGGAACAACGGACATTAGGTAAATGGCTGCATGAACAAGGAGCAGATATCGTCATCGGCTCACATCCTCACGTAGTTCAGCCTATAGAATATTACATCCCGGACAAAGACACATTAGGCGTTACCGCTTTCTCCCTAGGTAACTTTATTTCCAACCAATCCCAACAAGGAACAGAGGGGGGAATATGTATTCGCTTAACTTTAACGAAACCTCGGGACCTTCCTGTACATTATCAAATGAAGCCGATCAAATTTTATATGTACCGCCCTTACGAGGAAGGACGGCGCCGTTATTACGTGGTACCGGAGAGCTTGGCCGACAGCGTTATGAAAGATTTTCACCTAACGAAGAGTAAAAACTTCTTCAGAAGAACGGATTCTATACTGCAATCAAGCAAAACTTTTAGGTTTTAG
- a CDS encoding protein-disulfide reductase DsbD domain-containing protein → MKRLLILTAILTLMVGAANSQVLKPVKWQISFKKVSEGVYDIICKATIESGWHLYDTKLPENGPLPTTFNMDEDETKDIELVGEFKATTEPKTEKSEAFNMELKYFEGTVTFVQRVKLKKDKAKLVGYIEYMSCSGGQCIPPAEEEFEFELTK, encoded by the coding sequence ATGAAAAGACTATTAATTCTTACAGCAATATTGACCTTAATGGTTGGAGCTGCAAATTCACAGGTATTAAAACCCGTGAAATGGCAAATTTCTTTCAAAAAAGTAAGCGAAGGTGTTTATGACATCATCTGCAAAGCAACTATTGAAAGCGGCTGGCATCTGTATGATACCAAATTACCGGAAAACGGACCTCTTCCTACAACCTTCAATATGGATGAAGATGAGACAAAAGACATTGAATTAGTAGGAGAATTTAAAGCAACTACAGAACCGAAAACCGAAAAGAGCGAAGCCTTCAACATGGAATTGAAATATTTCGAAGGAACCGTAACTTTCGTTCAACGGGTAAAATTGAAAAAAGATAAAGCTAAATTAGTAGGCTATATAGAATACATGTCTTGCTCCGGTGGACAATGTATCCCTCCTGCCGAAGAAGAATTTGAATTCGAATTAACGAAATAA
- the infB gene encoding translation initiation factor IF-2, which yields MAVRLSKVAREFNVGLSTIVDYLQEKGIKISSDPNAKLTDDQYALVAKEFSTDSEAKKESNRVDLKNTRLKKETVTIDNMNNGTEEHTPEFISIKDEIKLENKIKVVDHIDLNKLNKQQKPEEKVEEKKEVKVEEKKVEKPVEPQVKETPAAAQTQKPEREETPAPVARPPKTIIKQPKVENRQEEKPRGENYSNRIDREVSYKSPTPAIKDVKVVGTIDLDAINQRTRPPKKSKQERERDKRELKKKSLVPPKGTDEITLKKNIVINDGEDDSDESEIRKKRKRILKKDEKINIEISKTAKQEESKKKLKKIKKKKASKAEISEEDVQKQIKDTFARLGSKGKTKSSKHRRDKRDAVHQKMQAEMEQAELEKSILKLTEFVTVSELATMMDISVADIISTCMSLGLFVSINQRLDAETINIVAEEFGFDVEFVSVDIQEAIDEDEDEQEEHMEPRPPIVTVMGHVDHGKTSLLDYIRKANVIAGEAGGITQHIGAYSVQLADGRTVTFLDTPGHEAFTAMRARGAQVTDIAIIIIAADDNVMPQTVEAINHASAAGVPIVFAINKIDKPGANPDKIREELAAMNYLVEEWGGKYQCQEISAKKGLHVEELLEKVLLEAEILELKANPKRKAIGSIIESSLDKGRGYVATVLVQSGTLHVGDVVLAGQYFGHVKAMFNERGSKMEEAGPSCPALILGLNGAPQAGDKFNVMGNEKDARALANKREQLQREQGLRTQKHITLDEIGRRIAIGNFQELNIIVKGDVDGSIEALSDSLIKLSTPEIQVNVIHKAVGQISEGDVMLAAASNAIIIGFQVRPSMSARKLAEKEEIDIRLYSIIYTAIEEIKAAMEGMLSPEFKEEITSTVEVLETFKISKVGTIAGCIVRDGKITRTSKVRVIRDGIVIYTGELGSLKRFKDDVKEVAKGFECGLNINNYNDIQTGDFIESFEEVAVKKTL from the coding sequence ATGGCAGTTAGACTAAGTAAAGTTGCTAGAGAATTTAACGTAGGATTGTCCACGATAGTGGATTACCTGCAGGAAAAGGGGATTAAGATTTCATCTGATCCAAATGCAAAATTAACAGATGACCAGTACGCTTTGGTAGCAAAAGAATTTTCTACCGATAGCGAAGCTAAAAAAGAATCCAATCGGGTAGATTTAAAAAATACACGGTTAAAAAAAGAAACGGTTACCATTGACAACATGAACAATGGCACGGAAGAACATACGCCGGAATTCATATCTATAAAAGACGAGATCAAACTGGAAAACAAAATCAAGGTTGTGGATCACATCGATCTGAACAAACTGAATAAACAACAGAAACCGGAAGAGAAAGTCGAGGAGAAAAAAGAGGTGAAAGTAGAAGAAAAGAAGGTGGAAAAACCGGTAGAGCCACAGGTAAAAGAAACTCCCGCGGCAGCACAAACACAAAAGCCTGAACGGGAAGAGACACCGGCTCCTGTTGCCAGACCTCCGAAAACGATCATCAAGCAACCGAAAGTTGAAAACCGTCAGGAAGAAAAACCCCGGGGTGAAAATTATTCCAACAGAATCGACAGGGAAGTAAGCTACAAATCACCGACCCCGGCGATTAAAGACGTGAAGGTTGTCGGAACGATTGATTTGGACGCCATCAATCAACGCACCCGCCCCCCGAAAAAGAGTAAACAGGAAAGAGAAAGGGACAAACGAGAACTCAAGAAAAAATCTTTAGTTCCTCCCAAGGGTACGGATGAAATTACGCTCAAGAAAAACATCGTAATAAACGATGGTGAGGATGATTCGGATGAATCAGAAATACGTAAAAAAAGAAAACGGATTCTGAAGAAAGACGAGAAAATCAACATTGAAATTTCGAAAACGGCGAAACAGGAAGAAAGCAAGAAGAAGCTAAAGAAAATAAAGAAAAAGAAAGCCAGCAAGGCCGAAATTTCTGAAGAAGACGTACAAAAGCAAATCAAAGACACGTTTGCCCGTTTGGGAAGCAAGGGAAAAACCAAGAGTTCCAAACACCGGAGAGACAAACGAGATGCGGTACACCAGAAAATGCAGGCTGAAATGGAGCAGGCAGAGCTGGAAAAGAGTATTCTTAAACTTACAGAATTTGTTACGGTTAGCGAACTAGCAACCATGATGGATATTTCCGTGGCAGATATTATCTCTACTTGTATGTCTCTTGGCTTGTTCGTGTCCATCAACCAACGTCTGGACGCTGAAACCATCAATATCGTGGCAGAAGAATTCGGCTTCGACGTTGAATTCGTGAGCGTGGATATTCAAGAGGCTATCGACGAGGATGAAGACGAACAGGAAGAACACATGGAACCCCGTCCACCCATCGTGACCGTCATGGGACACGTTGACCACGGTAAAACATCTTTACTGGACTATATCCGTAAAGCAAACGTGATTGCCGGAGAGGCCGGAGGTATCACCCAGCACATCGGTGCTTACAGCGTGCAACTTGCCGACGGCAGAACCGTGACTTTCTTGGATACTCCGGGACACGAGGCATTTACCGCCATGCGTGCCAGAGGTGCTCAAGTAACGGATATTGCTATCATTATTATCGCAGCTGATGACAATGTCATGCCACAGACCGTCGAGGCAATCAATCATGCCAGTGCCGCAGGAGTACCTATTGTATTCGCAATAAACAAGATAGACAAACCGGGAGCTAATCCGGACAAAATTCGGGAAGAACTGGCCGCCATGAACTACTTGGTAGAAGAATGGGGAGGTAAATACCAATGCCAGGAAATCTCGGCCAAGAAAGGTTTGCATGTAGAAGAACTCCTGGAGAAAGTATTGCTTGAAGCAGAAATTCTGGAATTAAAAGCTAACCCGAAACGAAAAGCAATCGGTTCAATCATCGAATCCTCTTTGGATAAGGGACGGGGTTACGTGGCAACCGTACTCGTACAGAGCGGAACGCTACACGTGGGAGACGTGGTACTTGCCGGACAATATTTCGGACACGTGAAAGCCATGTTCAATGAACGCGGAAGTAAAATGGAGGAAGCCGGACCATCCTGCCCGGCATTGATCCTCGGATTGAACGGGGCTCCACAGGCCGGTGACAAATTCAACGTCATGGGTAACGAGAAAGACGCCCGTGCATTGGCTAACAAGCGAGAACAATTGCAACGCGAACAAGGGTTGCGTACCCAGAAACATATCACGCTGGATGAAATCGGTAGACGTATCGCTATCGGAAACTTCCAAGAGTTGAACATCATCGTAAAAGGAGACGTGGATGGTTCTATCGAGGCATTGTCCGACTCTTTGATCAAGTTATCGACCCCGGAAATTCAGGTGAACGTGATCCACAAAGCCGTGGGACAAATTTCCGAAGGCGATGTCATGTTGGCTGCCGCATCGAACGCCATCATCATCGGCTTCCAGGTACGTCCGTCTATGAGTGCCAGAAAGTTGGCAGAGAAAGAGGAAATCGATATCCGACTTTACTCGATCATCTACACGGCAATCGAGGAAATCAAAGCTGCAATGGAAGGTATGTTATCCCCAGAATTCAAGGAAGAGATCACCTCTACCGTGGAAGTGCTTGAAACATTCAAAATTTCCAAGGTGGGAACGATTGCCGGATGTATCGTGAGAGACGGAAAAATTACTCGCACTTCAAAAGTACGCGTGATTCGGGATGGTATCGTGATCTACACAGGTGAACTGGGATCATTGAAACGCTTCAAGGATGACGTGAAAGAAGTTGCCAAGGGATTCGAATGTGGTTTGAACATCAACAATTACAACGATATCCAGACAGGAGATTTCATCGAAAGTTTTGAAGAAGTGGCCGTGAAAAAAACATTATAA
- the nusA gene encoding transcription termination factor NusA — translation MEAINLIDSFAEFKELKNIDRATLMRVLEDIFRNMLIKRYGTDENFDIIINIDKGDLEIWRNRIVVEDDAFEDPNAQISLTEAKKIDADYEVGEEVTDEVKFKDFGRRSVLALRQNLSARILELEKDHIFTKYKEKVGQIVTGEVYQVWKKEILVLDDEGNELILPKQEQIPSDFFKKGDTIRAVVIRVEMKNASPYIVLSRTSPVFLERLFENEVPEIFDGLITIKNVVRVPGERAKVAVESYDDRIDPVGACVGMKGSRIHGIVRELRNENIDVINYTNNIQLYITRALNPAKINKIEMDEENKRANVYLNPEEVSLAIGKGGLNIKLASQLTGYEIDVYRELEAAEEEDVNLEEFSDEIEPWVIEELKRVGCDTAKSVLELSESELESRTDLEIETIRDVLKILRAEFE, via the coding sequence ATGGAAGCCATTAATTTGATAGATTCATTTGCAGAATTTAAAGAACTTAAAAATATTGATAGGGCAACCTTGATGAGAGTGTTGGAAGATATATTCAGAAACATGCTTATCAAGCGTTACGGAACGGACGAGAATTTTGACATCATCATAAATATTGACAAAGGAGACTTGGAAATCTGGAGAAACCGTATCGTGGTAGAAGACGATGCTTTCGAAGATCCGAATGCCCAAATCTCGTTGACAGAAGCCAAGAAAATCGATGCAGACTATGAAGTGGGAGAAGAGGTGACAGACGAAGTGAAATTCAAAGATTTCGGACGTCGTTCCGTTCTGGCATTGAGACAGAACCTTTCTGCCCGGATTCTTGAACTGGAAAAAGATCACATTTTCACTAAATATAAAGAGAAAGTGGGTCAGATCGTGACCGGCGAAGTTTATCAGGTGTGGAAAAAAGAAATTCTGGTACTGGATGACGAGGGAAATGAGTTAATTCTCCCGAAACAAGAACAAATTCCCAGCGATTTCTTCAAGAAAGGAGATACCATCCGGGCTGTCGTAATTCGCGTGGAAATGAAGAACGCTTCCCCGTACATCGTTCTTTCCCGTACATCACCCGTGTTCCTCGAAAGACTCTTCGAGAATGAAGTTCCGGAAATATTCGACGGTTTGATCACGATTAAAAACGTGGTGCGTGTTCCGGGTGAACGGGCTAAGGTAGCCGTTGAATCCTATGACGATCGTATTGATCCGGTGGGAGCTTGTGTCGGCATGAAAGGTTCGCGTATTCACGGAATTGTTCGGGAATTAAGAAACGAAAACATCGACGTGATCAACTACACGAACAACATCCAGCTATACATCACCCGTGCGTTAAACCCGGCTAAGATCAACAAGATCGAAATGGACGAGGAAAACAAGAGAGCAAACGTTTACCTGAATCCGGAGGAAGTTTCTCTGGCCATCGGTAAAGGCGGTTTGAATATCAAACTGGCCAGCCAGCTCACGGGGTACGAGATTGATGTTTATCGTGAACTTGAAGCCGCAGAGGAAGAAGACGTTAACTTGGAAGAATTCTCCGACGAGATTGAACCATGGGTAATCGAAGAACTGAAACGCGTGGGTTGTGATACGGCAAAGAGCGTGTTAGAGTTAAGTGAATCAGAATTAGAGAGCAGGACTGATCTTGAGATAGAGACCATCAGGGATGTTCTCAAAATATTAAGAGCCGAATTTGAATAA